The Montipora foliosa isolate CH-2021 chromosome 1, ASM3666993v2, whole genome shotgun sequence genome has a window encoding:
- the LOC138011433 gene encoding golgin subfamily A member 6-like protein 25, which translates to MPLVSNRGPLMKTMTSIAQEVPLEEEPVAINQDTALNDKEENSSQTQQQQQLDKNLKSSKSLKKSSDVKTKKDKTATGSSNSSVATGVTSKHLKRTMSKQQKELQKQKTRKLKREIAIQQAKTLKQQEEVLNNIEALLQTQQQHTLPNFMNEDDDKDDEEDALSVSDITSEEEEEDEEDDEEKPEKDYVKKSIKNKNKRWQRMLINQQKNLDILTDLYVRQWAASNFGDYLVDDDEETEGDKRARIASSKGQQKRESRFLDAMRRHQPHLTSSPSRQRYRAPSPYPTRVSSRRFDERSDDEEEQENRKKYKRRNQSLDDILDQYQY; encoded by the coding sequence ATGCCTTTAGTGTCAAATCGCGGTCCTTTAATGAAGACCATGACTTCAATAGCTCAAGAAGTACCATTGGAAGAAGAACCAGTAGCAATAAATCAAGACACTGCATTGAACGATAAAGAAGAAAACTCATCACaaactcaacaacaacaacagttggATAAAAATTTAAAGAGTtcaaaaagtttaaagaaaagtaGTGatgtaaaaactaaaaaagataAAACGGCTACTGGTTCTTCTAATTCCTCTGTAGCTACTGGCGTAACATCCAAACACCTAAAAAGGACTAtgtcaaaacaacaaaaagaattacaaaaacaaaagacacgTAAACTGAAAAGAGAGATTGCCATACAACAAGCCAAAACATTGAAACAGCAAGAAGAAGTCTTGAATAATATTGAAGCTTTACTACAAACTCAACAACAACACACATTGCCTAATTTTATGAACGAGGATGACGACAAGGATGATGAGGAGGATGCTTTAAGTGTGAGTGATATAACTtcggaagaagaagaagaagacgaagaagacgaCGAAGAAAAACCTGAAAAGGACTATGTCaaaaaaagtatcaaaaataaaaataaacgttGGCAACGAATGCTcatcaatcaacaaaaaaatttaGATATTTTAACAGACTTGTATGTTAGACAATGGGCAGCATCGAATTTTGGTGATTATTTGGTAGATGACGATGAAGAAACTGAAGGAGATAAACGCGCACGAATTGCTTCATCCAAGGGTCAACAGAAACGTGAATCACGATTTTTAGATGCCATGAGACGCCACCAACCTCATTTAACATCATCACCATCTCGTCAAAGGTATAGAGCCCCATCACCTTACCCTACTAGAGTCTCATCTCGTCGATTTGATGAACGTagtgatgatgaagaagaacaagaaaatagaaaaaagtaTAAAAGGAGAAATCAAAGTTTAGATGATATATTAGACCAATATCAGTATTAG